From Variovorax sp. PMC12, the proteins below share one genomic window:
- a CDS encoding ATP-binding protein translates to MSNVLRQHAEQQFAEELDALQKVDDRQRPANWKLSPWAVLTYLMGGKLASGFEVSPKYIGNPRLMEIAVSTLATDRALLLYGVPGTAKSWVSEHLAAAVSGDSTMLIQGTAGTSEEQLRYGWNYAELLAHGPSDKALVPSPLVHAMRLGKIARVEELTRIPADVQDTLITVLSEKTLPIPELGSEVQAVRGFSVIATANNRDKGVNELSSALKRRFNTVVLPVPSSEAEEVQIVVKRVGELGRALALPAEPPALQEVRRVVQIFRELRNGQTEDGKTRIKSPSSTLSTAEAISVINSGMALAGHFGDGVLRSADVASGLIGAVIKDPVQDQVVWKEYLETVVKERSDWKDLYRACREQL, encoded by the coding sequence ATGAGCAATGTCCTGCGCCAGCATGCCGAACAGCAATTCGCCGAAGAACTCGATGCGCTCCAGAAGGTCGACGACCGCCAGCGTCCGGCCAACTGGAAGCTCTCGCCCTGGGCGGTGCTCACCTACCTGATGGGCGGCAAGCTCGCCAGCGGCTTCGAGGTCAGCCCCAAGTACATCGGCAATCCGCGACTGATGGAAATCGCGGTCTCCACGCTCGCCACCGACCGCGCGCTGCTGCTGTACGGCGTGCCGGGCACGGCCAAGTCGTGGGTATCCGAGCACCTGGCCGCCGCCGTGAGCGGCGACTCCACCATGCTGATCCAGGGCACCGCCGGCACCAGCGAAGAGCAGCTGCGCTACGGCTGGAACTACGCCGAGCTGCTGGCCCACGGCCCGTCCGACAAGGCGCTGGTGCCCAGCCCGCTGGTGCACGCCATGCGCCTGGGCAAGATCGCGCGCGTCGAGGAACTCACCCGCATCCCGGCCGACGTGCAGGACACGCTGATCACCGTGCTGTCCGAAAAGACACTGCCCATTCCCGAACTCGGCAGCGAGGTGCAGGCGGTGCGCGGTTTCTCGGTCATTGCCACCGCCAACAACCGCGACAAGGGCGTGAACGAGCTGTCGAGCGCGCTCAAGCGCCGCTTCAACACCGTGGTGCTGCCGGTGCCGTCGAGCGAGGCGGAGGAAGTGCAGATCGTGGTCAAGCGCGTGGGCGAACTGGGCCGCGCGCTCGCGCTGCCGGCCGAGCCGCCGGCGCTGCAGGAAGTGCGCCGCGTGGTGCAGATCTTCCGCGAGCTGCGCAACGGCCAGACCGAGGACGGCAAGACGCGCATCAAGTCGCCCAGCTCCACGCTCTCCACCGCCGAGGCCATCTCCGTCATCAACAGCGGCATGGCGCTGGCCGGCCACTTCGGCGACGGCGTGCTGCGTTCGGCCGACGTGGCCTCGGGCCTGATCGGCGCGGTCATCAAGGACCCGGTGCAGGACCAGGTGGTGTGGAAGGAGTACCTGGAGACGGTGGTGAAGGAGCGCAGCGACTGGAAGGACCTGTACCGCGCCTGCCGCGAGCAGCTGTGA
- a CDS encoding ATP-binding protein, with product MSDSPQPDLPSQTPALQTTQVHLDGLFDVLAKHLYSTPVVAIRELIQNAHDSISRRRLEDPSFTEAGRIDVLADEAAQTIVIRDNGSGLTEQELHRYLATLGNGYTRQLRASDKDGSDELIGLFGLGFLSAFVVAEQVLVNSTSFQSPGEGWRYRSSDGRRYAVQAIDARPVGTEIHLAMRSDFNHLCSAGVLKKVLGRYCALLREPLWFDDECVNADPPPWRAAADGVVLHPAVLQRQRMAFAARMERHFEPICVIPVEPEGESDARGLLWVQDGATYGTSDNRHLSVYVRGMLLDDEARDLLPVWAGFIGGVIESNALTPTASREDLQRDAAYQATRAHIQDALIRGLADLSRSQAPAWSRLLTRHNEALLGAALCEDELFAMLADAVRLPTSQGDLPVRSLVREGRIHLSLGQSGGFEDVLFRALQVPVARGDRYAVAGFLRQWVRDRGVQLIEIGTAAGNARMFRGEDLPESELAWLREHLAWGELVVPARFVSPELPLIAVPDREAQLKARLETDEARKRMAGAALSLARAFTQRIDASVSARLYVNLDNPAIQALLQSHREGRAVPAHAVALLRSFKAIMAPGGEELKGQPPLVELLADFSRAVAALCAPRSAS from the coding sequence ATGTCGGACTCCCCACAGCCAGACCTCCCTTCGCAGACGCCGGCGCTGCAGACCACCCAGGTGCACCTGGACGGCCTGTTCGACGTGCTGGCCAAGCACCTGTATTCCACGCCCGTGGTGGCGATCCGCGAGCTGATCCAGAACGCGCACGACTCCATCTCGCGCCGCCGGCTCGAAGACCCGTCCTTCACCGAGGCCGGCCGCATCGACGTGCTGGCCGACGAGGCCGCGCAGACCATCGTCATCCGCGACAACGGTTCCGGCCTCACCGAGCAGGAGCTGCACCGCTACCTCGCCACGCTGGGCAACGGCTACACGCGGCAGCTGCGCGCGTCCGACAAGGACGGCAGCGACGAGCTCATCGGCCTGTTCGGGCTGGGCTTTCTCTCCGCCTTCGTGGTGGCCGAGCAGGTGCTGGTGAACAGCACCTCGTTCCAGTCGCCCGGCGAAGGCTGGCGCTACCGCTCGTCGGACGGCCGGCGCTACGCGGTGCAGGCCATCGACGCGCGGCCGGTGGGCACCGAGATCCACCTCGCGATGCGCAGCGACTTCAACCACCTGTGCTCGGCCGGCGTGCTGAAGAAAGTGCTCGGGCGCTATTGCGCGCTGCTGCGCGAGCCGCTGTGGTTCGACGACGAATGCGTCAACGCCGACCCGCCGCCTTGGCGCGCCGCCGCCGACGGCGTGGTGCTGCACCCCGCGGTGCTGCAGCGCCAGCGCATGGCCTTCGCCGCACGCATGGAGCGGCACTTCGAGCCCATCTGCGTGATTCCCGTGGAGCCCGAGGGCGAGAGCGACGCGCGCGGCCTGCTGTGGGTGCAGGACGGCGCCACCTACGGCACCAGCGACAACCGCCACCTGAGCGTCTACGTGCGCGGCATGCTGCTCGACGACGAGGCGCGCGACCTGCTGCCGGTGTGGGCCGGCTTCATCGGCGGCGTGATCGAGTCGAACGCGCTCACGCCCACCGCCAGCCGCGAAGACCTGCAGCGCGACGCCGCCTACCAGGCCACGCGCGCTCACATCCAGGACGCGCTGATCCGCGGCCTGGCCGATCTTTCGCGGTCGCAGGCACCGGCCTGGAGCCGGCTGCTCACGCGCCACAACGAGGCGCTGCTGGGCGCCGCGCTGTGCGAGGACGAACTCTTCGCCATGCTGGCCGACGCCGTGCGCCTGCCCACCAGCCAGGGCGACCTGCCGGTGCGCAGCCTGGTGCGCGAAGGCCGCATCCACCTGAGCCTGGGCCAGAGCGGCGGCTTCGAGGACGTGCTGTTCCGCGCGCTGCAGGTGCCCGTGGCGCGCGGCGACCGCTACGCGGTGGCCGGCTTCCTGCGCCAGTGGGTGCGCGATCGCGGCGTGCAGCTCATCGAGATCGGCACCGCCGCCGGCAACGCCCGCATGTTCCGCGGCGAAGACCTGCCCGAGAGCGAACTCGCCTGGCTGCGCGAACACCTCGCATGGGGCGAGCTGGTGGTGCCCGCGCGCTTCGTGTCGCCCGAGCTGCCGCTGATCGCCGTGCCCGACCGCGAGGCGCAGCTGAAGGCGCGGCTGGAGACCGACGAGGCCAGGAAGCGCATGGCCGGCGCCGCGCTCAGCCTGGCGCGCGCGTTCACCCAGCGCATCGACGCGAGCGTGTCGGCGCGGCTGTACGTGAACCTCGACAACCCGGCCATCCAGGCGCTGCTGCAAAGCCACCGCGAGGGCCGCGCCGTGCCCGCGCATGCGGTCGCGCTGCTGCGCAGCTTCAAGGCCATCATGGCGCCGGGCGGCGAGGAACTGAAGGGCCAGCCGCCGCTGGTCGAACTGCTGGCCGATTTCAGCCGGGCCGTGGCCGCGCTCTGCGCGCCGCGCTCGGCTTCCTAG
- a CDS encoding tetratricopeptide repeat protein, whose protein sequence is MDSFAWVNDLSDRLEEEGQQRLAYLIHDVPHQQFQGNHALVEALVPEALASARGLDIPWLDVYFKHWLCASRVARHHGESQLGEVVDAYERAHQEKTQGCPQSVCVTQDLVATYANVDGPGWAGERLAACDETLARIDPSWGCFGCLSIERANAMGDQGQPREAVLYLKSQRDAQRRAGEEVTTLFVTTEVEQWLAAGDPHTALKLLDDSEDEADEDDRREQSTRLLQRSRALVLAGQPQAGWDLLPEFGDIEVADHVSWCRAAVAAARALPELNTPALGHALWTTIEHLHTVGSHRLLIDLALAQAELAGARQVPWLAAQAVARARHHVPLLREDFGAADKVRRAEQALAAVTPKPAPSAPESLPDWLRSPEAEGLSNETVIQWLEQAHQALPGDEGLAMMLASALSNYGCHDEARSRLQAMVLAAPQSVALQNHWFGLCFSAGDLGAIEEQARRIEAAQPAMAAWYRARIAFREGRYTQVGPLVEQVLAHDPEATATRRLWADAAMELKDFDTAVAQRRMVLAADDAPEPGRRWELLIAATAARQWADVRAQARALEMELEAGQPDDAEVEEDWGLVYLRCEENGRERDVLARRTGPATARIVQPSPRGLEQRLGDWVVFEPRLAEQPPEDEEELRTYTRVFTAPVHLLEKGPYGPSYMIDGVHPGEESVSALRDALHEAGWSTWQYSNDNYRVSDAEADDADEEDEHDEDDDLPGLYLAVTAPASVPPRAIAARVAALCKGHQLCWTELARAAGEPTEWHEAMEARYGL, encoded by the coding sequence ATGGACAGCTTTGCCTGGGTCAACGACCTGTCGGACCGGCTCGAGGAAGAAGGCCAGCAGCGCCTGGCCTACCTGATTCACGACGTGCCGCACCAGCAGTTCCAGGGCAACCATGCGCTGGTCGAGGCGCTGGTGCCCGAGGCGCTCGCCAGCGCGCGCGGACTCGACATTCCGTGGCTCGACGTGTACTTCAAGCACTGGCTGTGCGCCTCGCGCGTGGCGCGCCACCACGGCGAGTCGCAGCTCGGCGAAGTGGTCGATGCCTACGAGCGGGCGCACCAGGAAAAGACCCAGGGCTGCCCGCAGAGCGTGTGCGTCACGCAGGACCTGGTGGCCACCTACGCGAACGTCGACGGCCCCGGCTGGGCCGGCGAGCGCCTCGCGGCCTGCGACGAGACGCTGGCGCGCATCGACCCCAGCTGGGGCTGCTTCGGCTGCCTGAGCATCGAGCGCGCCAATGCCATGGGCGACCAGGGCCAGCCGCGCGAGGCCGTGCTCTACCTGAAGAGTCAGCGCGACGCTCAGCGCCGCGCCGGCGAGGAAGTGACCACGCTGTTCGTCACCACCGAGGTCGAGCAATGGCTCGCGGCCGGCGACCCGCACACCGCGCTCAAGCTGCTCGACGACTCCGAGGACGAAGCCGACGAGGACGACCGCCGCGAGCAGTCGACCCGCCTGCTGCAGCGCAGCCGCGCGCTCGTGCTGGCCGGCCAGCCGCAGGCCGGGTGGGACCTGCTGCCGGAATTCGGCGACATCGAGGTGGCCGACCATGTGTCGTGGTGCCGCGCCGCCGTCGCGGCCGCGCGCGCGCTGCCGGAGCTCAACACGCCCGCGCTGGGCCACGCGCTGTGGACCACCATCGAGCACCTGCACACCGTCGGCAGCCACCGGCTGCTGATCGACCTTGCGCTGGCCCAGGCCGAGCTGGCCGGCGCGCGGCAGGTGCCGTGGCTGGCCGCGCAGGCCGTGGCGCGTGCGCGCCACCACGTGCCGTTGCTGCGCGAGGACTTCGGTGCCGCCGACAAGGTGCGGCGTGCCGAGCAGGCGCTCGCCGCCGTGACACCGAAGCCCGCGCCGAGCGCGCCCGAATCGCTTCCCGACTGGCTGCGTTCGCCCGAGGCCGAGGGCCTGTCGAACGAGACCGTCATCCAGTGGCTGGAGCAGGCGCACCAGGCGCTGCCCGGCGACGAGGGGCTGGCGATGATGCTGGCCTCCGCGCTGTCGAACTACGGCTGCCACGACGAGGCGCGCAGCCGGCTGCAGGCCATGGTGCTGGCGGCGCCGCAATCGGTGGCGCTGCAGAACCACTGGTTCGGCCTGTGCTTCAGCGCCGGCGACCTGGGCGCCATCGAGGAACAGGCGCGACGCATCGAGGCCGCGCAGCCGGCCATGGCCGCCTGGTACCGCGCGCGCATCGCCTTCCGCGAAGGGCGCTACACGCAGGTCGGGCCGCTGGTCGAGCAGGTGCTGGCGCACGACCCCGAGGCCACGGCCACGCGCCGGCTGTGGGCCGACGCGGCCATGGAACTGAAGGACTTCGACACGGCCGTGGCCCAGCGCCGCATGGTGCTGGCCGCCGACGATGCGCCCGAGCCTGGCCGCCGCTGGGAGCTGCTAATCGCCGCCACCGCGGCGCGCCAGTGGGCCGACGTGCGCGCGCAGGCCCGCGCGCTCGAGATGGAACTCGAAGCCGGCCAGCCCGACGATGCCGAGGTCGAGGAAGACTGGGGCCTGGTCTACCTGCGCTGCGAGGAAAACGGCCGCGAGCGCGACGTGCTCGCGCGCCGCACCGGCCCGGCCACCGCGCGCATCGTGCAGCCCTCGCCGCGCGGCCTCGAGCAGCGCCTGGGCGACTGGGTGGTGTTCGAGCCCAGGCTGGCGGAGCAGCCGCCCGAGGACGAGGAAGAACTGCGCACCTACACCCGCGTCTTCACCGCGCCCGTGCACCTGCTGGAGAAGGGCCCCTACGGCCCGAGCTACATGATCGACGGCGTGCACCCCGGCGAGGAAAGCGTGAGCGCCCTGCGCGACGCGCTCCACGAGGCGGGCTGGAGCACCTGGCAGTACAGCAACGACAACTATCGCGTGAGCGACGCCGAAGCGGATGACGCGGACGAAGAAGACGAACACGACGAAGACGACGACCTCCCCGGCCTCTACCTCGCCGTGACCGCGCCCGCCAGCGTGCCGCCGCGCGCCATTGCCGCGCGCGTGGCTGCGCTGTGCAAGGGCCATCAGCTGTGCTGGACCGAGCTGGCCCGCGCGGCCGGCGAGCCGACCGAATGGCACGAGGCCATGGAAGCGCGCTACGGTCTCTGA
- a CDS encoding DUF5682 family protein, producing the protein MGSPLHYFGIRHHGPGCARSLLRAFESLQPDCILVEGPPDAEGLLSFMAHADLRPPVAMLIHAGEDTGLAAFYPFAEFSPEWQALQWGVSRNLPVRFIDLPQSHRMAIEQAARAADEAEAAKAQEAPGAEAGEPPGDDEHDEAPASGEEAALRRIPDDPFDWLAHAAGYADGESWWNHMVEERGDGEDLFGAIAEAMTAVRAETPEDRRGPRAAKREQLREAFMRQSIREAVKAGHQRIAVVCGAWHVPALQGAATAKADAALLKGLPRLKVLATWVPWTYRHLTSASGYGAGIDSPGWYEHLWQQGQQVAGRSTGWLARVARLLREHDLDCSSAHLIEATRLADTLAALRERPAPGLPELDEAVRSVICMGEQAPLTLIRERLTVGDRMGQVPAEVPTVPLQRDIEQQQKSLRLKPEATARTLDLDLRQPNDLARSHLLHRLRLLDLPWGAPTVGQRSSRGTFHEVWQLQWQPEFALRIIEASRFGATLAHAATSRVMEQLAGESSLTALAGQVDTVLLADLPAAVQAVTRALEDRAALTGDAVQLIGAVPPLANVFRYGSVRQTDSALLSHVLDSLIVRGAIGLPIACGALDAEAAESLRTSLIAAHDAVRLRDGEETTAAWRGALRAIAFGESAAPLLRGVACRLLLDDAQIDSEGASQQLARNLSAGAPPTEAAAWLEGFLNRNAMVLLHDEAVWPLVDGWLSALGEEHFLQVLPLVRRSFADFSGADRRALGERAKRGATGGKGGTAVVATAAAEWDESRAVLALPLLRELLGVKA; encoded by the coding sequence ATGGGCTCTCCGCTGCACTACTTCGGCATCCGCCACCACGGGCCCGGCTGCGCGCGCAGCCTGCTGCGCGCCTTCGAGTCGCTGCAGCCCGACTGCATCCTGGTCGAAGGCCCGCCCGACGCGGAAGGCCTGCTGTCCTTCATGGCGCACGCCGACCTGCGCCCGCCGGTCGCGATGCTGATCCACGCGGGCGAGGACACGGGGCTCGCCGCCTTCTACCCCTTCGCCGAGTTCTCGCCCGAATGGCAGGCGCTGCAATGGGGCGTGTCGCGCAACCTGCCGGTGCGCTTCATCGACCTGCCGCAGTCGCACCGCATGGCGATCGAGCAGGCCGCGCGCGCCGCCGACGAAGCCGAGGCCGCGAAGGCACAGGAAGCCCCCGGGGCCGAAGCCGGCGAGCCGCCGGGCGATGACGAACACGACGAAGCACCGGCCTCCGGCGAGGAAGCGGCGCTGCGGCGGATCCCCGACGACCCCTTCGACTGGCTCGCCCATGCCGCCGGCTATGCCGACGGCGAGAGCTGGTGGAACCACATGGTCGAGGAGCGCGGCGACGGCGAAGACCTGTTCGGCGCCATCGCCGAGGCCATGACGGCCGTGCGCGCCGAAACACCCGAAGACCGCCGCGGCCCGCGCGCCGCGAAGCGCGAGCAGCTGCGCGAGGCCTTCATGCGGCAATCGATACGCGAAGCCGTCAAGGCCGGCCACCAGCGCATCGCCGTGGTCTGCGGCGCCTGGCATGTGCCGGCCCTTCAGGGCGCGGCCACCGCCAAGGCCGACGCCGCGCTGCTCAAGGGCCTGCCCAGGCTCAAGGTGCTGGCCACCTGGGTGCCGTGGACCTATCGCCACCTCACCAGCGCCAGCGGCTACGGCGCGGGCATCGATTCGCCGGGCTGGTACGAGCACCTGTGGCAGCAGGGCCAGCAGGTGGCGGGCCGCAGCACCGGCTGGCTCGCGCGCGTGGCGCGGCTGCTGCGCGAGCACGACCTCGACTGCTCTTCCGCCCACCTGATCGAGGCCACGCGCCTGGCCGACACCCTCGCCGCCCTGCGCGAACGCCCCGCGCCCGGCCTGCCCGAACTCGACGAGGCCGTGCGCAGCGTGATCTGCATGGGCGAGCAGGCGCCGCTCACGCTGATCCGCGAGCGCCTGACCGTCGGCGACCGCATGGGCCAGGTGCCGGCAGAAGTGCCGACCGTGCCGCTGCAGCGCGACATCGAGCAGCAGCAAAAAAGCCTGCGCCTGAAGCCGGAAGCCACCGCGCGCACGCTCGACCTCGACCTGCGCCAGCCCAACGACCTCGCGCGCAGCCACCTGCTGCACCGGCTGCGCCTGCTCGACCTGCCCTGGGGCGCGCCCACCGTCGGCCAGCGTTCCAGCCGCGGCACCTTCCACGAGGTGTGGCAGCTGCAGTGGCAGCCCGAATTCGCGCTGCGCATCATCGAGGCCAGCCGCTTCGGCGCGACCCTGGCGCACGCCGCCACCTCGCGCGTGATGGAGCAGCTGGCCGGCGAAAGCTCGCTCACCGCGCTGGCCGGGCAGGTCGACACCGTGCTGCTGGCCGACCTGCCAGCGGCGGTGCAGGCCGTGACCCGCGCGCTCGAAGACCGCGCCGCGCTCACCGGCGACGCGGTGCAGCTCATCGGCGCGGTGCCGCCGCTGGCCAACGTGTTCCGCTACGGCAGCGTGCGCCAGACCGACAGCGCGCTGCTGTCGCACGTGCTCGACAGCCTCATCGTGCGCGGCGCCATCGGCCTGCCCATTGCCTGCGGCGCGCTCGACGCCGAAGCGGCCGAATCGCTGCGCACCAGCCTCATCGCCGCACACGACGCGGTGCGCCTGCGCGACGGCGAGGAAACCACCGCCGCATGGCGCGGTGCGCTGCGCGCCATCGCCTTCGGCGAGAGCGCGGCGCCGCTGCTGCGCGGCGTGGCCTGCCGGTTGCTGCTCGACGATGCGCAGATCGACAGCGAAGGTGCCTCGCAGCAGCTCGCGCGCAATCTCTCGGCCGGCGCTCCGCCGACCGAGGCGGCAGCGTGGCTCGAAGGTTTTCTCAACCGCAACGCGATGGTGCTGCTGCACGACGAGGCCGTGTGGCCGCTGGTCGACGGCTGGCTGTCGGCGCTCGGCGAAGAACACTTCCTGCAGGTGCTGCCGCTGGTGCGCCGCAGCTTCGCCGACTTCTCGGGCGCCGACCGGCGCGCGCTGGGCGAGCGCGCGAAGCGGGGCGCGACGGGTGGAAAAGGCGGCACGGCGGTGGTCGCCACAGCCGCCGCCGAGTGGGACGAATCTCGCGCGGTGCTCGCGCTGCCGCTGCTGCGGGAACTGCTGGGAGTGAAGGCATGA
- a CDS encoding VWA domain-containing protein: protein MNTDDTVAASADETPPSTDRLQRWRLVLGSEATPSCGAVEGRVREIDMALAALYEADGRRGLGQGGQRGGRGDSAPSVARWLGDIRKYFPSQVVQVMQRDAMERLNLRQMLLQPEMLENAQPDVHLVASLVALASVIPAGTKDTARAVVRKVVEELMKKLEEPMRSAVSGALNRSQRNRRPRHSEIDWNRTIRANLRHWQPEYRTVVPQSLVGYGRKARQPQREVILCIDQSGSMAASVVYSSIFGAVMASLPAVATRLVVFDTSVVDMTEQLQDPVDLLFGVQLGGGTDINGAVGYCQGLIREPRNTILVLISDLYEGGVEEKLLHRANELVEAGVQFIALLALSDEGAPAYDRDLAAKLAALGVPSFACTPDAFPGLMAAAIKREDVAGWAAAQGLRTSRAG from the coding sequence ATGAACACCGACGACACCGTTGCCGCGTCCGCGGACGAGACGCCGCCCTCCACCGACCGCCTGCAGCGCTGGCGCCTGGTGCTCGGCAGCGAGGCCACGCCCAGCTGCGGCGCCGTGGAAGGCCGGGTCCGCGAGATCGACATGGCGCTCGCCGCGCTCTACGAGGCCGACGGCCGGCGCGGCCTGGGCCAGGGCGGCCAGCGCGGCGGCCGGGGCGATTCGGCGCCCAGCGTGGCGCGCTGGCTCGGCGACATCCGCAAGTACTTTCCAAGCCAGGTGGTGCAGGTGATGCAGCGCGACGCGATGGAGCGGCTCAACCTGCGCCAGATGCTGCTGCAGCCCGAGATGCTCGAGAACGCCCAGCCCGACGTGCACCTGGTGGCCAGCCTCGTGGCGCTGGCCAGCGTGATTCCCGCGGGCACCAAGGACACCGCGCGCGCCGTGGTGCGCAAGGTGGTCGAAGAGCTCATGAAGAAGCTCGAGGAGCCGATGCGCAGCGCCGTGAGCGGTGCGCTCAACCGCAGCCAGCGCAACCGCCGCCCGCGCCATTCGGAGATCGACTGGAACCGCACCATCCGCGCCAACCTGCGCCACTGGCAGCCCGAGTACCGCACGGTAGTGCCGCAGTCGCTGGTCGGCTACGGCCGCAAGGCGCGGCAGCCGCAGCGCGAGGTGATCCTGTGCATCGACCAGAGCGGCTCCATGGCCGCGTCGGTGGTCTATTCGAGCATCTTCGGCGCCGTCATGGCCAGCCTGCCGGCGGTGGCGACCAGGCTGGTGGTGTTCGACACCAGCGTGGTCGACATGACCGAGCAGCTGCAGGACCCGGTCGACCTGCTGTTCGGCGTGCAGCTGGGCGGCGGCACCGACATCAACGGCGCCGTGGGCTACTGCCAGGGCCTCATACGCGAGCCGCGCAACACCATCCTGGTGCTGATCTCCGACCTGTACGAAGGCGGCGTGGAAGAAAAGCTGCTGCACCGCGCCAACGAGCTGGTCGAGGCCGGCGTGCAGTTCATCGCGCTGCTGGCGCTCAGCGACGAGGGCGCGCCGGCCTACGACCGCGACCTGGCCGCCAAGCTGGCCGCGCTGGGCGTGCCCTCGTTCGCATGCACGCCCGACGCGTTCCCGGGCCTCATGGCCGCCGCCATCAAGCGCGAGGACGTGGCGGGCTGGGCCGCTGCACAAGGCCTGAGGACCAGCAGGGCTGGATGA
- a CDS encoding Bug family tripartite tricarboxylate transporter substrate binding protein has product MIRRRPLLLQLLSTAALAAGTLPRAATAQPLYPARPFRWIVPYPAGAGADIVARTVGAQLAIDTGQPVTIENRAGGNTALGAIEAARAPADGYTLLSADNGMLVFNPAIYRNLSYNPVRDFAPVTLMGRLPMVLLVGPATGEKDARAFIADARAFPGKVSFASAGTGSPQHLAMELLEREAGLKMVHVPYRSAAPALADVAGGQLPAMMCDLAAARRFIQSGRLRALAVAHPRRLAQLPAVPTFAELGMPRVEAATLMGLVVPVNTPGELVARLQQAVASAIHNPAVLARFAELGIEAAGDGPGKFASLLQAEAARWHPLIRDLNLVLD; this is encoded by the coding sequence ATGATCCGCCGCCGACCGCTTCTGCTGCAGCTCCTGTCCACGGCCGCCCTCGCGGCCGGCACGCTGCCCCGCGCCGCGACGGCGCAGCCGCTCTATCCCGCCAGGCCCTTCCGCTGGATCGTGCCGTACCCGGCCGGTGCCGGCGCCGACATCGTCGCGCGCACCGTGGGCGCCCAACTCGCCATCGACACCGGGCAGCCGGTGACCATAGAGAACCGTGCCGGAGGCAACACCGCGCTCGGCGCCATCGAGGCGGCGCGCGCGCCGGCCGACGGCTACACGCTGCTGTCGGCCGACAACGGCATGCTGGTGTTCAACCCCGCGATCTACCGCAACCTCAGCTACAACCCCGTGCGCGACTTCGCGCCGGTCACGCTGATGGGCCGGCTGCCGATGGTGCTGCTGGTCGGCCCGGCCACCGGCGAGAAAGACGCGCGCGCGTTCATCGCCGACGCGCGCGCCTTTCCCGGCAAGGTCAGCTTCGCTTCCGCCGGCACCGGCAGCCCGCAGCACCTGGCCATGGAACTGCTCGAGCGCGAGGCCGGGCTGAAGATGGTGCACGTGCCGTATCGCAGCGCGGCGCCCGCGCTGGCCGACGTGGCCGGCGGCCAGCTGCCGGCCATGATGTGCGACCTGGCGGCGGCCCGCCGCTTCATCCAGAGCGGCAGGCTGCGCGCGCTGGCGGTGGCCCATCCGCGCCGGCTGGCGCAACTGCCGGCGGTGCCGACCTTCGCCGAGCTCGGCATGCCGCGCGTCGAGGCCGCCACGCTCATGGGGCTCGTGGTGCCCGTGAACACGCCCGGCGAGCTGGTGGCGCGGCTGCAGCAGGCGGTGGCCAGCGCCATCCACAACCCGGCGGTGCTGGCCCGGTTCGCCGAGCTCGGCATCGAGGCCGCAGGCGACGGGCCCGGCAAGTTCGCTTCGCTGCTGCAGGCCGAAGCGGCGCGCTGGCACCCGCTCATCCGCGACCTCAACCTGGTGCTCGACTGA